In a single window of the Candidatus Eisenbacteria bacterium genome:
- a CDS encoding right-handed parallel beta-helix repeat-containing protein — MKELVAAVLLAALMLPFGAAAKDIAVPGDAATLEDAVQSLADGDRIVLGPGEYGAGLVIPEGIGFSLIGRDGAESTVIRPSDPAMNTVVAYGGGAARIEGITFDMSEAKGLFAVLLADREVALRDCRFLGGAGVRIDSCEGVLEGNSFEGCFDGIRIANSPLRIDGNHFSDSEQYDITCRASTAEIVRNRFVNTGNACIVIVGKRYHPTVGGAPGKGNVFLGSQYLVVANQSRNEIDARYNFWGPVLTSTMNRLGYPANLDEIQDYWDSDNLAAGKVDYRNWLQSEDDRGGFPILQAVLLAAVLAVLLFLLFRLVRRRRAAA, encoded by the coding sequence ATGAAAGAACTCGTAGCTGCTGTTTTACTCGCCGCTCTGATGCTCCCCTTCGGAGCGGCGGCGAAAGACATCGCGGTACCCGGTGACGCCGCCACCCTGGAGGATGCCGTTCAATCGCTCGCCGACGGAGACCGGATCGTACTCGGTCCGGGCGAATACGGAGCGGGGTTGGTGATCCCCGAGGGAATCGGTTTCTCGCTTATCGGCCGGGATGGAGCCGAATCGACGGTGATCCGCCCCTCCGATCCGGCCATGAACACGGTGGTCGCCTATGGCGGAGGCGCGGCGCGCATCGAGGGGATCACCTTCGACATGAGCGAGGCAAAAGGTCTGTTCGCCGTTCTGCTGGCCGATCGCGAGGTGGCACTCCGGGATTGCCGCTTTCTCGGCGGCGCCGGCGTACGGATCGATTCCTGCGAGGGGGTTCTGGAAGGGAACAGCTTCGAGGGTTGCTTCGACGGGATCCGGATCGCCAACTCCCCTCTTCGGATCGACGGCAACCACTTCTCCGATTCCGAGCAATATGACATCACCTGCCGCGCATCGACGGCGGAAATCGTTCGAAACCGTTTCGTGAACACGGGGAACGCCTGCATCGTGATCGTGGGGAAACGGTACCATCCGACGGTGGGCGGCGCCCCCGGCAAGGGGAACGTGTTTCTCGGTAGTCAGTACCTGGTCGTCGCGAACCAGTCCCGCAACGAGATCGACGCGCGGTACAATTTCTGGGGACCCGTGCTCACTTCGACCATGAACCGTCTCGGCTACCCGGCCAACCTGGACGAGATCCAGGATTATTGGGACTCGGACAATCTGGCCGCGGGCAAAGTGGATTACCGGAACTGGTTGCAATCGGAGGACGATCGGGGAGGTTTCCCGATCCTTCAGGCGGTCCTCCTGGCGGCGGTGCTCGCGGTGCTGCTCTTCCTGCTCTTCCGCCTGGTTCGGAGACGCCGCGCCGCCGCTTGA
- a CDS encoding tetratricopeptide repeat protein: protein MKYPSRRTSLLLLLLLIGSALRFFHIFDMRESPVFDRPVMDPAYHHEWALSLVDGDPITDGEPYFRAPLYPYFLAALYRSGGDPLIRARAAQAIFGVFSLYLIYLLGLRVFSPAVAFLALGMALLYPLFPYFEGELLITSLVVFLDLLLLLQLLRAEKLDRRREWVVAGAVLGLSAIARPNVLLFAPAIPIWLAFLRRWGPRGIAGRTLLTAAGALLLILPITVRNARQGDPVLIASQGGINFYLGNHPGADGWSATAPGIRKDWWGGIEDARILAERSAGRPLRASEVSDYWYGRGLSFFRERPGEAFRLLFRKTYLLVRGGELSNNQIIPFAARYSRVFRLLPLGFGLIVPLALLGMLGGIREKRRLLLVLFLGFYSLSIVSFFICSRYRMPLLPPLLLFAAAALLRLGGDLRRRPARAGGAFLFLGGALFLLNHDFGVPGPVNWALGYQGEGLSLMERGDLDAAEERYRAAIRIDPGSSVAHHDLGVLLRRRGDLEGAVASIRLSLTLDSLNVEAWNNLGITLAAEGKASEAIDAYRRGIALDDRNPNLHANLAFLLQQEGRYEEAIDEYRFFLRSGIADGRIHANLGMALIRAGKTAEGEEELRRGVRVSPGLPGPVILLADHLAATGRAGEAIALLREAAARMPGDRTIERRLVALENGAAP, encoded by the coding sequence ATGAAATACCCGTCCAGACGAACCTCGCTCCTGCTGCTCCTCCTCCTTATCGGCAGCGCCCTACGATTCTTTCACATTTTTGACATGCGCGAATCACCGGTTTTCGACCGTCCGGTGATGGATCCCGCCTACCACCATGAATGGGCGCTCTCTCTGGTCGACGGAGACCCGATCACCGATGGGGAGCCCTACTTCCGCGCGCCTCTCTATCCCTATTTTCTCGCCGCCCTCTATCGATCGGGGGGGGATCCTCTGATCCGCGCGCGCGCCGCCCAGGCGATTTTTGGGGTTTTTTCGCTCTATCTTATTTATTTGCTTGGGTTAAGGGTTTTCAGCCCGGCCGTGGCGTTTCTCGCCCTCGGCATGGCGCTTCTCTACCCTCTCTTCCCCTATTTCGAGGGGGAACTGCTGATCACGTCACTCGTGGTCTTCTTGGACCTGCTTCTCTTGTTGCAACTCCTGCGGGCGGAAAAACTCGACCGAAGACGGGAGTGGGTGGTCGCCGGGGCGGTTCTGGGGTTGTCGGCGATCGCCCGCCCCAACGTTCTTCTCTTTGCCCCCGCCATACCGATCTGGTTGGCTTTTCTGCGGCGATGGGGACCCCGGGGAATCGCCGGCAGGACGCTTCTCACGGCGGCCGGCGCCCTGCTCCTGATCCTTCCGATTACGGTCCGAAACGCCCGGCAGGGGGATCCCGTGCTGATCGCCAGCCAGGGGGGGATCAATTTTTACTTGGGAAACCATCCAGGCGCGGACGGTTGGAGCGCGACCGCGCCGGGGATCCGCAAGGACTGGTGGGGGGGAATCGAGGATGCCCGCATCCTCGCCGAAAGAAGCGCCGGGCGGCCGCTCCGCGCCTCGGAGGTATCGGATTATTGGTATGGGCGCGGCCTCTCCTTCTTCCGCGAGCGGCCCGGAGAAGCGTTCCGTCTCCTTTTCCGGAAGACCTATCTGCTGGTTCGAGGCGGGGAACTCTCCAACAACCAGATCATCCCCTTCGCCGCGCGTTACTCCCGGGTGTTTCGCCTTCTCCCTCTCGGTTTCGGCCTGATCGTTCCTCTCGCCCTTCTGGGTATGCTCGGCGGCATCCGGGAGAAGAGAAGACTCCTTCTGGTTCTCTTTCTAGGTTTCTACTCTCTCTCCATCGTGAGCTTCTTCATCTGTTCCCGCTATCGAATGCCGCTTCTGCCGCCCCTTCTCCTCTTCGCGGCCGCCGCGCTCCTCCGCCTCGGCGGGGACCTGAGGAGGCGCCCCGCCCGCGCGGGAGGCGCGTTTCTTTTCTTGGGCGGCGCTCTTTTTCTTCTCAATCACGACTTCGGCGTTCCGGGACCCGTCAATTGGGCGTTGGGGTACCAGGGGGAGGGTCTCTCCCTTATGGAGCGCGGGGACTTGGATGCGGCGGAGGAGCGTTACCGCGCGGCGATCCGGATCGATCCGGGCTCCAGCGTGGCCCATCACGATCTGGGCGTTCTTCTTCGCCGAAGGGGGGACCTGGAGGGGGCGGTCGCCTCGATACGACTTTCCCTGACCCTGGACTCCCTGAATGTCGAGGCGTGGAATAATTTGGGCATCACCCTCGCCGCCGAGGGGAAGGCCTCCGAGGCGATCGATGCCTACAGGCGGGGGATCGCCCTGGACGATCGCAATCCCAATCTTCACGCCAATCTCGCGTTTCTCCTCCAGCAGGAGGGGCGCTACGAGGAGGCGATCGACGAGTACCGGTTCTTTCTCCGATCCGGGATCGCGGATGGGAGGATCCACGCCAATCTGGGTATGGCGCTGATCCGCGCGGGGAAGACGGCCGAAGGGGAGGAGGAACTGCGGCGAGGCGTGCGCGTTTCCCCCGGGCTACCCGGTCCGGTGATTCTGCTCGCCGATCACCTGGCCGCGACGGGGAGGGCCGGTGAGGCGATCGCCCTGCTCCGGGAGGCGGCGGCGCGTATGCCGGGCGACCGAACGATCGAGCGGAGGCTCGTCGCGCTGGAAAACGGAGCGGCGCCGTGA
- a CDS encoding LysM peptidoglycan-binding domain-containing protein codes for MKRSRFGLTIGLPLLLGLALACTSRVPPPPPAAPAAKPDKATEQRLLLRRAEEIYRYGLDLYRSGRWEASARSFTQVIDLLDEKDSGFFGEAETQRSAALLRAKTVYYKDRCSRKQAAPVEPPPVETARAGTGSIPDADNSEVDRWIRYFTGRGKTSFARWLERSGRYEELMKAILIEENLPPDLFYLALIESGMNPNAYSRAHAVGPWQFIAGTARLYDLQADWWYDERRDPEYSCRAAARYLKDMYESLGDWYLTLAGFNYGEGRIQRLMRYHGTNDYWSLRRLPRETRDYVPKFLAARRIAKDPARYGFDVLPDPPIRYETLSIYETTSLDAVAQCACASLTEIEELNPAIRRSVTPPTRERVDIRVPEGAAERIRQCLLRIPVEERMTWEQYRVRRGDILSGIARRFDTSVDVLVSMNNLQSRHRIREGQTLLVPRLTRMRVAENAGPASGGDDALRRYAYVLRPGDTLSALAHRFGTSVETLGAWNDVSSPHRLRAGEKLVLFLPEKVASNFGLEADGGGMHTYTVRRGDTLHGIGKRFGVSGSQIADWNGIPLGGTIHPGDRLVIYGDGES; via the coding sequence ATGAAACGATCACGGTTCGGTCTCACCATCGGTCTACCCCTCCTTCTCGGACTTGCCCTCGCCTGCACGAGCCGCGTTCCCCCTCCGCCGCCCGCGGCCCCGGCGGCGAAGCCGGACAAGGCGACGGAGCAGAGGCTCCTTCTCCGGCGCGCCGAAGAGATCTACCGCTACGGCCTCGACCTTTACCGTTCCGGCCGCTGGGAGGCGAGCGCCCGCTCCTTCACGCAGGTGATCGATCTGCTGGACGAGAAGGACTCCGGTTTCTTCGGCGAAGCGGAGACCCAGCGCTCGGCGGCTCTCCTCCGCGCGAAAACGGTCTACTACAAGGACCGTTGCTCCCGCAAACAAGCCGCCCCGGTCGAGCCCCCTCCGGTGGAGACGGCGCGGGCGGGGACCGGTTCGATCCCCGACGCGGACAACAGCGAAGTGGATCGTTGGATTCGCTACTTCACCGGCCGGGGCAAGACGTCCTTCGCGCGCTGGCTGGAGCGGTCGGGACGCTACGAGGAGTTGATGAAGGCGATCCTGATCGAGGAGAACCTTCCGCCGGACCTTTTCTACCTCGCCCTCATCGAAAGCGGGATGAACCCGAACGCCTATTCCCGGGCCCACGCCGTCGGTCCCTGGCAGTTCATCGCCGGCACCGCCCGGCTTTACGACCTGCAGGCGGACTGGTGGTACGACGAGCGCCGCGACCCCGAGTACTCCTGCCGCGCCGCGGCGCGATACCTCAAGGATATGTACGAATCCCTCGGCGACTGGTATCTGACGCTCGCCGGCTTCAACTACGGCGAGGGGCGCATCCAGCGGCTGATGCGCTATCACGGAACCAACGACTATTGGAGTCTGCGCCGACTCCCCCGGGAAACGCGCGACTACGTCCCCAAGTTCCTCGCCGCCCGTCGCATCGCCAAGGACCCGGCCCGCTACGGATTCGACGTCCTACCCGATCCACCGATCCGCTATGAAACGCTTTCGATTTACGAGACGACCAGCCTCGACGCGGTGGCGCAGTGCGCCTGCGCGTCCCTCACGGAGATCGAGGAGCTGAACCCGGCCATCCGTCGCTCCGTCACGCCCCCCACCCGGGAGCGGGTGGACATCCGCGTCCCCGAGGGAGCGGCGGAGCGGATCCGCCAATGTCTGCTCCGCATCCCCGTGGAGGAGAGGATGACCTGGGAGCAATATCGGGTGCGGCGAGGGGATATCCTCTCCGGAATCGCCCGGCGTTTCGACACCAGCGTGGATGTCCTGGTTTCGATGAACAACCTGCAAAGCAGGCATCGGATCCGGGAGGGACAGACGCTTCTCGTGCCGCGGCTCACCCGGATGCGCGTCGCCGAAAACGCCGGACCCGCCTCCGGCGGGGACGACGCTCTCCGACGATACGCCTACGTCCTCCGGCCGGGGGACACGCTGAGCGCGCTGGCCCACCGCTTCGGCACAAGCGTGGAAACGCTCGGTGCGTGGAACGACGTGAGCTCCCCCCATCGCCTCCGGGCGGGAGAGAAGCTGGTTCTCTTTCTGCCGGAGAAGGTCGCCTCGAATTTCGGCCTGGAGGCGGACGGAGGAGGGATGCACACATACACCGTCCGGCGCGGCGACACGCTTCACGGAATCGGCAAACGCTTCGGGGTGAGCGGCTCGCAGATCGCCGACTGGAACGGCATCCCCCTCGGCGGAACGATCCATCCCGGGGACCGTCTCGTGATCTACGGCGACGGGGAGTCGTAG
- the rodA gene encoding rod shape-determining protein RodA, producing MRFERRLFLRYVDWPMLAAALLILGFGILVLNSTGQTTDVRADYDARQSVWALVGIAALLFALLVPFRTLDALSIPIYGAVFAFLVYLAVTPSSGAGRWLGFGPIRIQPSEAAKIALVLVMARVLSDRPLGKATLRSYLLPLTLAGAYFLLVLRQPDLGTSLVFGAIVVPMLYWAGLPARAILLALSPLVGMVASTHLFAWILFLFLLFLVLLFLRASPLFLAVALAVNMLVGIAAPILWNELQDYQKTRILTFLDPNHDPLGAGYQIIQSEVAIGSGGFAGKGYLQGTQKGLSFLPEQHTDFIFSVVGEEFGFLGCAFLLSLYLFLFFRMLLIAARTRNRFASLVVVGFFGYLSFQVVVNVGMTLGLVPVTGLPLPLMSYGGSSLITSLFAVGVVLGVGLRRRRY from the coding sequence ATGCGTTTCGAAAGGCGCCTCTTCCTTCGCTACGTGGACTGGCCGATGCTGGCCGCGGCGCTCCTCATCCTCGGTTTCGGGATTCTGGTGCTGAACAGCACCGGCCAGACCACCGACGTCCGCGCCGACTACGACGCCCGGCAGTCGGTCTGGGCGCTGGTCGGAATCGCCGCGCTCCTCTTCGCCCTTCTCGTTCCTTTCCGTACGCTGGACGCCCTGTCGATCCCGATTTACGGCGCCGTATTCGCTTTCCTCGTCTATTTGGCGGTCACCCCGTCGTCGGGGGCGGGGCGGTGGCTGGGATTCGGCCCGATCCGCATCCAGCCGTCCGAAGCGGCGAAGATCGCTCTGGTTCTCGTGATGGCGCGGGTTCTCTCGGACCGGCCCCTCGGCAAAGCGACCTTGCGGAGTTATCTACTCCCCCTCACTCTGGCCGGCGCCTACTTCCTGCTCGTTCTCCGGCAACCGGATCTCGGAACGAGCCTCGTTTTCGGCGCCATCGTGGTCCCCATGCTCTACTGGGCCGGCCTGCCGGCGCGGGCGATCCTTCTCGCACTCTCGCCCTTGGTCGGCATGGTCGCCTCCACTCATCTCTTCGCCTGGATTCTCTTTCTCTTCCTGCTCTTCCTCGTGCTCCTCTTCCTGCGCGCGTCGCCCCTCTTCCTGGCGGTGGCGCTCGCGGTCAACATGCTCGTGGGGATCGCGGCGCCGATCCTCTGGAACGAACTTCAGGACTATCAGAAGACGCGGATCCTCACCTTCCTCGATCCGAACCACGACCCATTGGGCGCCGGATATCAGATCATCCAATCCGAGGTGGCGATCGGCTCCGGCGGGTTCGCCGGCAAGGGATATCTGCAGGGGACGCAGAAGGGGCTCTCTTTTCTCCCGGAGCAGCACACGGACTTCATCTTCTCCGTGGTGGGGGAGGAGTTCGGTTTCCTCGGTTGCGCTTTCCTGCTCTCCCTCTATCTCTTTCTTTTCTTCCGCATGCTGCTCATCGCGGCGCGGACGCGGAACCGCTTCGCCTCGCTCGTGGTGGTCGGATTTTTCGGCTATCTTTCCTTCCAAGTTGTGGTAAACGTCGGCATGACGCTTGGGCTGGTTCCGGTCACCGGCCTGCCGCTTCCGCTGATGAGCTACGGCGGCTCCTCCCTGATCACCTCGCTCTTCGCCGTCGGGGTGGTGCTCGGCGTGGGGCTGCGCCGCCGGAGATACTGA
- a CDS encoding tetratricopeptide repeat protein yields MLRRWIILGLLLLLSCGGGGEGRHRHLLIITLDTVRRDAIGCYGAEAARTPNLDRLAREGVLFADAQVPVPITLPSHASLFTGLYPAFHGARHNGLRVGVDFPTLAELLGEKGYVTAAFLASQVLSGAYGLERGFEVYEDEWETEESEMGLHGLWERRAEGVTRSFLDWFAKRDPERPFFAWIHYYDPHSPYDPPEPFTLAAGGNGYAGEVAYVDNQVGRVMDAIRSAGILDETVVIALSDHGEGLGEHDESEHGLLLYETTLAVPWILRIPGGPIGEIDSSPVESTDLLPTLAELFSFRADRSWPGRSALSGGDGAGDPARVRYAETYYGAIGYGWSPLYAVREGGWKLVRGARSELFHLDPDPREEEDLFDAERGRAHRLEEELDRLIASQPAPKEDREEPALTEEQKAALLALGYTTPAHTANAEEGAPDPRDRFLAHEWILAGRNLAMEERTAEAAEIFLKALAVDPENVDALNRLAQCRHKLGEREDEERTYRRILEIDPDHAITWNNLGILTEMDGDREGALACYDRAVQIDSTFADAWVNRGILLVQDGAAEQAWRDFTRALRVDPGQAKAHYGKAMILHERGDLEGVIRELRLSLRADPAFVEARIWLRSIEQSRRGY; encoded by the coding sequence ATGTTGCGGCGGTGGATCATTCTCGGACTCCTCCTCCTCCTCTCCTGCGGCGGCGGAGGCGAGGGGAGGCATCGCCATCTCCTGATTATCACGCTCGACACGGTCCGCCGGGACGCGATCGGCTGTTATGGAGCGGAGGCGGCTCGGACGCCCAATCTGGACCGTCTCGCCCGGGAAGGAGTTCTCTTCGCCGACGCGCAGGTCCCCGTGCCGATCACCCTCCCTTCCCACGCCTCTCTCTTCACCGGCCTCTATCCGGCATTCCACGGCGCCAGGCACAATGGCCTCCGGGTAGGCGTGGATTTCCCCACCCTGGCGGAGCTTCTGGGAGAGAAGGGCTACGTCACCGCCGCCTTCCTGGCGAGCCAGGTGCTGAGCGGCGCTTACGGACTCGAGCGCGGGTTCGAGGTCTATGAGGACGAGTGGGAAACGGAGGAATCGGAGATGGGGCTCCACGGTCTATGGGAGCGCCGCGCGGAAGGGGTGACCCGCTCCTTCCTCGACTGGTTCGCTAAGCGCGATCCGGAACGCCCCTTCTTCGCGTGGATCCATTACTACGATCCCCACTCCCCCTATGATCCGCCGGAACCTTTCACTCTCGCCGCCGGTGGGAACGGCTACGCCGGCGAGGTCGCCTACGTGGACAACCAGGTGGGACGCGTGATGGACGCGATCCGGTCGGCGGGAATCCTGGACGAAACGGTCGTCATCGCCCTCTCCGACCACGGCGAGGGACTCGGAGAGCACGACGAGTCGGAGCACGGCCTTCTCCTCTATGAGACCACGCTCGCCGTTCCTTGGATCCTGCGGATTCCGGGAGGCCCGATCGGCGAGATCGACTCTTCTCCCGTCGAATCGACGGACCTCCTCCCCACTCTCGCGGAGTTGTTCTCCTTCCGCGCCGACCGTTCCTGGCCCGGGAGGAGCGCGCTCTCCGGCGGCGACGGGGCTGGCGACCCGGCCCGCGTCCGTTACGCCGAGACCTACTACGGCGCGATCGGTTACGGCTGGTCGCCTCTTTACGCCGTGCGTGAGGGGGGCTGGAAACTGGTGCGCGGCGCCCGGAGCGAACTCTTCCACCTCGACCCGGACCCACGCGAGGAGGAGGACCTCTTCGACGCGGAGAGAGGACGGGCGCACCGCCTGGAGGAGGAGTTGGACCGATTGATCGCGTCGCAGCCGGCGCCGAAGGAGGACCGGGAAGAGCCCGCCCTCACCGAGGAACAGAAGGCGGCGCTCCTCGCGTTGGGATACACGACGCCCGCGCACACCGCGAACGCCGAAGAGGGGGCGCCGGACCCGCGTGACCGCTTTCTCGCCCACGAGTGGATCCTCGCCGGAAGGAACCTGGCGATGGAGGAGCGAACCGCCGAGGCGGCGGAGATCTTCCTGAAAGCGCTCGCGGTCGATCCGGAGAACGTGGATGCGCTGAACCGTCTCGCCCAGTGCCGCCACAAGCTGGGAGAGCGGGAAGACGAGGAGCGGACCTACAGGAGAATTCTAGAGATCGATCCGGATCACGCCATCACCTGGAACAATCTGGGTATTCTCACCGAGATGGACGGGGATCGGGAGGGCGCGCTCGCGTGCTACGACCGTGCCGTTCAGATCGATTCCACTTTTGCCGATGCTTGGGTGAACCGGGGGATTCTGCTCGTTCAGGACGGCGCGGCGGAGCAAGCCTGGCGCGACTTCACGCGCGCGCTGCGCGTCGATCCCGGCCAAGCGAAGGCGCACTATGGAAAAGCGATGATCCTCCACGAAAGGGGCGACCTGGAAGGGGTGATTCGGGAACTCCGTCTCTCCCTCCGCGCCGACCCCGCCTTCGTGGAGGCTCGAATCTGGCTCCGCTCCATCGAGCAGAGCCGCAGAGGATACTGA
- the aroE gene encoding shikimate dehydrogenase has translation MIDGDTRILGVIGDPIGQSLSPAIQNAALKHYGMNYLYLAFPVSTDQVKGVIQSVRLFQMPGLNVTAPHKERVLPLMNELSETARRLGAVNTVVRREGKLIGENTDYDGFAHALQRMRNRKRMRTAILFGAGGASRAVLAVLLDQKFDEVILACRKPARGRKTIAQLKAASAVRVVPWDQRERVQADLLVNATPLGQRARDPLPATARVTRHAKGVMDLVARPGGTRWTALARSYGIPAQEGSEMLIAQGRESFRLWFGKTPPFGVMQEALAAAAGRCA, from the coding sequence ATGATCGACGGTGACACCCGCATTCTCGGCGTGATCGGCGACCCCATCGGACAGTCCCTGTCGCCGGCCATACAAAACGCCGCCCTAAAACATTATGGAATGAACTACCTCTACCTCGCCTTTCCCGTTTCCACGGACCAGGTCAAGGGGGTGATCCAATCGGTTCGCCTCTTCCAGATGCCCGGCCTGAACGTGACGGCGCCCCACAAGGAGCGTGTTCTCCCCTTGATGAACGAGCTGTCCGAGACGGCCCGCCGGCTCGGCGCGGTGAACACGGTGGTGCGACGGGAGGGGAAGCTGATCGGCGAGAACACCGATTACGACGGTTTCGCGCACGCCCTGCAGCGGATGCGGAATCGGAAGAGGATGCGCACGGCCATTCTCTTCGGCGCCGGGGGCGCCTCCCGGGCGGTCCTGGCGGTTCTCCTGGATCAGAAATTCGACGAGGTGATTCTCGCCTGCCGGAAACCGGCACGGGGGCGCAAAACGATCGCTCAGCTGAAGGCGGCCTCGGCCGTCCGGGTGGTCCCCTGGGATCAGAGGGAGCGCGTGCAGGCGGACCTGCTCGTCAACGCCACGCCGCTCGGACAGCGCGCGCGTGATCCGCTCCCGGCCACGGCCCGAGTGACGCGCCACGCCAAGGGTGTGATGGACCTGGTGGCGCGGCCGGGAGGGACGAGGTGGACGGCGCTGGCGAGGAGCTACGGCATACCGGCCCAGGAGGGCTCGGAGATGCTGATCGCTCAGGGGCGGGAGTCCTTTCGCCTCTGGTTCGGAAAGACGCCGCCCTTCGGGGTGATGCAGGAAGCGCTGGCGGCGGCCGCCGGCCGGTGCGCGTGA
- a CDS encoding ComF family protein, with protein MVWEALLDFLYPPLCLICDRRLGAAERLVCESCWDRARREETAPFYVGPGGIGGSPGEGLFYARSANRWNDTLGLILHRFKYGGFPSLGERLARSLLSVVREDPFLAEADLVVPVPLTRARLAERGFNQSLLLARSLSASSGAPMAERAVRRVGRSHSQTRLGPEGRRRNVRRAFLPRDPEAVRGAKVLVVDDVITTGSTAYALARVLAGAGARSVSILSVARAGGASSSRRRPSSRSSSAPLPPPPSKRRTFLSITGWFSPPSGWGL; from the coding sequence GTGGTGTGGGAGGCGCTTCTCGATTTTCTGTATCCGCCGCTCTGTCTGATCTGCGATCGCCGGCTCGGGGCCGCGGAGCGTCTCGTTTGTGAAAGCTGCTGGGATCGAGCGAGGCGTGAGGAAACCGCTCCTTTCTACGTCGGTCCCGGGGGGATCGGCGGAAGCCCGGGAGAGGGACTGTTCTACGCCAGGAGCGCGAATCGATGGAACGATACTCTGGGGCTGATCCTTCATCGTTTCAAGTACGGCGGATTTCCCTCCCTCGGCGAACGTCTCGCCCGATCGCTCCTGTCCGTGGTGCGGGAGGATCCTTTTCTGGCGGAAGCGGACCTCGTCGTGCCGGTTCCCCTGACGCGGGCGCGCCTCGCCGAGAGGGGCTTCAACCAGTCTCTTCTCCTCGCCCGCAGCCTCTCCGCGAGCTCCGGAGCGCCGATGGCGGAACGCGCGGTCCGAAGGGTCGGCCGCTCGCACTCGCAGACACGCCTGGGTCCGGAGGGACGCCGGCGGAACGTGCGACGCGCTTTCCTTCCCCGCGATCCGGAGGCGGTGCGCGGGGCGAAGGTGCTCGTCGTGGACGACGTGATCACCACCGGGTCGACGGCGTACGCGCTGGCGCGCGTGCTCGCCGGGGCGGGGGCTCGCTCCGTGAGCATCCTCTCGGTCGCCCGGGCCGGTGGCGCTTCTTCCTCGCGGCGGCGGCCTTCGTCGCGCTCCTCCTCCGCGCCGCTCCCGCCTCCGCCCTCGAAGAGGAGGACGTTCCTCTCGATCACTGGCTGGTTCTCTCCGCCGAGCGGTTGGGGTCTCTGA
- the lgt gene encoding prolipoprotein diacylglyceryl transferase, which produces MHPILFEIGPIPIRFYGVLIAVAFAIGIWLAVRRAERRGIDPLKMTDLGIWIMIASVVGSRLLYVIPYWDYFAAEPARIFAVWEGGLTMYGGLIAAVAVSAVFTRRAGISFRRTADVTAPSIALGLGITRIGCFFNGCCFGHPTACALGVRFPAHSAAGAEFPGVPIHPTQLYAAAFGFALFGFLLFIEKRIRGDGRLFLVLIGLYGAARIVLDQFRFYENVSPVAPGGVPLSWNTLLSAALIVLSLALYPFLGGSRDDRR; this is translated from the coding sequence TTGCACCCGATCCTTTTCGAAATCGGACCGATCCCCATTCGCTTCTACGGCGTGCTGATCGCCGTCGCCTTCGCCATCGGCATCTGGCTCGCCGTGCGCCGGGCGGAAAGACGCGGTATCGACCCCCTCAAGATGACCGATCTCGGGATCTGGATCATGATCGCTTCGGTGGTCGGGTCCCGGTTGCTTTACGTGATCCCCTACTGGGACTATTTCGCCGCGGAGCCGGCGCGGATCTTCGCCGTCTGGGAGGGGGGGCTCACCATGTACGGCGGTCTCATCGCGGCGGTGGCCGTTTCCGCGGTTTTCACGCGAAGAGCGGGGATCTCTTTCCGGCGGACGGCGGACGTGACCGCCCCCTCCATCGCCCTCGGTCTCGGCATTACACGGATCGGCTGTTTCTTCAACGGTTGCTGTTTCGGCCACCCCACCGCCTGCGCGCTCGGAGTCCGTTTTCCGGCGCATTCCGCCGCCGGCGCCGAATTTCCCGGCGTGCCGATCCACCCGACCCAGCTCTACGCCGCCGCCTTCGGCTTCGCCCTCTTCGGATTTCTCCTTTTCATCGAGAAGAGGATCCGGGGGGACGGGCGGCTCTTCCTCGTCCTGATCGGGCTCTACGGCGCCGCCCGCATCGTGCTGGACCAGTTCCGTTTCTACGAGAACGTCTCTCCCGTCGCTCCGGGCGGCGTCCCTCTCTCGTGGAACACGCTGCTCAGCGCGGCGTTGATTGTCCTTTCTTTGGCGCTCTATCCGTTTCTCGGAGGATCCCGGGATGATCGACGGTGA